A single Flavobacterium sp. 1 DNA region contains:
- a CDS encoding NADP-dependent oxidoreductase — MKAIQYRTYGSSDVIEQVEVPIPSIQSENEVLIKVKAAGINPIDMKIRMGIMKETRPVELPFIPGGEAAGIIAAVGAGVTKFKVGDQVIALTRKNAYAQYVSVNQNLVLPKPQGLSFEKAASIVVTIGTAQSVLFTEGKLEKGQKVLIQGGAGAVGGIMVQMAKAAGAYVIATASGDGVALAEKLGADLVIDYKLQDLTNIARDIDLVADTAGGEAQGKLFQILKPGGKLLSIATPPSQALAELYNVNAYFVASDISAKTLQNGIEMIEAGKLQTVVSKVFKLEEAAIAQDFLTAGGVNGKVVLAVE; from the coding sequence ATGAAAGCAATCCAATACAGAACTTATGGAAGTTCAGATGTAATAGAACAGGTTGAAGTTCCAATTCCATCAATCCAGAGTGAAAATGAAGTCTTAATCAAAGTTAAGGCAGCAGGCATAAATCCGATCGATATGAAAATACGAATGGGAATTATGAAAGAGACCCGTCCTGTAGAACTGCCTTTTATACCGGGCGGTGAAGCCGCTGGAATAATTGCTGCCGTTGGCGCAGGTGTAACCAAATTTAAGGTAGGTGACCAGGTCATCGCCCTAACAAGGAAAAACGCTTATGCCCAATATGTGAGTGTAAACCAAAATCTTGTTTTGCCAAAACCCCAAGGTCTGTCCTTCGAGAAGGCAGCATCAATTGTTGTCACTATAGGAACTGCACAATCGGTGCTATTCACAGAGGGGAAACTAGAAAAAGGCCAAAAAGTTTTAATCCAGGGAGGCGCCGGCGCTGTTGGCGGTATTATGGTGCAAATGGCAAAAGCCGCAGGCGCATACGTTATTGCAACTGCATCTGGTGATGGCGTGGCTTTGGCAGAAAAACTTGGTGCTGATTTAGTGATTGATTATAAGTTACAGGACCTGACCAATATTGCTCGGGATATTGACCTTGTGGCAGATACTGCTGGCGGGGAGGCTCAAGGGAAGCTTTTTCAGATTTTAAAGCCTGGCGGCAAACTATTGAGTATCGCCACACCGCCCTCACAGGCACTGGCAGAGCTATACAATGTGAATGCCTATTTTGTAGCTTCAGATATATCGGCTAAGACCCTGCAGAACGGAATTGAAATGATAGAAGCTGGAAAATTACAAACAGTTGTTTCCAAAGTATTTAAGCTTGAAGAAGCGGCCATAGCCCAGGATTTCCTGACGGCCGGCGGAGTAAACGGCAAGGTTGTTCTCGCTGTAGAATAA
- a CDS encoding tetratricopeptide repeat-containing sensor histidine kinase: MFHILRKIILISFLSFSYILIAQEKDKSSNHRLKTNTLELQEKKITDEAFNLLNHNEDKKAYKTAHLLLNKSKIKRTLINANLILAHYFNNKSSIDSSLFYTNQALKFNVIDNDSLRNRLYAVGYNLLAINNRKKGLLDESKKWHLKGIEASQKHKETELYYTHLHGLALIYSDLGDYTNALKLFKQCLDYKKQDPEIILGSYINISDIYSEWKEFDKSNSYLHKAKILSEKNNNYQGKAVVCISLATNYQLQNKIKEAIPLFNETIKIADKNELPQIAIIARLNLGKILLDQNKLDEAKIIFTSALDDTVKLGYLNEQNQIYNYLKDISIAQNDYKTAYHFTNKSSEIKDSIAHLQKDKEINELEIKYKTWQNEKEIKVLQVENKAKILELKNNEETLAYLNLQKEINQKKNENKILSLHNISQKKASEITSLKKDQLLKTAEINSEKQTKKITFISFTALLIPIIGLLFLYYQRLKTQRLLNQNEKEISEQKIISLVKDQELKLIKAAVKGQDKARTKIAKELHDSIGGNLAAIKLQLNSISTKPDTVENIQKQLDETYQQVRDLSHNLIPEKFSQNNFSNLLEEYLKNLAGINNLKTSFSAYPKTKIDLIADNLQMEIYKIIQELVTNTLKHAKATTIDLQLNYIEDNLNILFEDNGIGFDSQKKEGGIGFKNIHSRLSTISSSMEIDSMLKRGTIINIDIPLNNSHFKTNT; encoded by the coding sequence ATGTTCCACATACTACGAAAAATTATTTTAATTAGTTTTTTATCTTTTTCCTACATTTTAATAGCACAAGAAAAAGATAAAAGTTCCAATCATAGATTAAAGACGAATACTCTTGAACTTCAGGAAAAAAAAATTACGGACGAAGCGTTTAATTTACTCAATCATAACGAGGACAAAAAAGCATACAAAACCGCACACCTGCTTTTAAATAAATCTAAAATAAAACGTACTTTAATTAATGCCAACTTAATTTTAGCTCATTATTTTAATAATAAATCCAGCATTGATTCCTCTCTTTTTTATACCAATCAAGCCTTAAAATTTAATGTCATTGACAATGATTCTCTTCGGAATCGACTGTATGCCGTGGGGTATAATTTATTGGCAATCAACAACCGAAAAAAAGGACTTTTGGACGAATCCAAAAAATGGCATCTCAAAGGAATTGAAGCCTCCCAAAAACACAAAGAAACCGAATTGTATTATACCCATTTGCACGGTTTAGCACTAATTTATAGTGATTTGGGCGACTATACAAATGCACTCAAACTGTTTAAACAATGTCTGGACTATAAGAAGCAGGATCCTGAAATAATTCTGGGAAGTTACATCAATATTAGCGATATTTATAGCGAATGGAAGGAATTTGATAAATCAAATTCCTATTTGCATAAAGCAAAAATACTAAGCGAAAAAAATAATAACTACCAAGGAAAAGCAGTTGTATGCATTAGTTTGGCAACCAATTATCAATTGCAAAACAAAATAAAAGAAGCCATTCCTTTATTTAATGAAACCATCAAAATTGCCGACAAAAACGAATTGCCTCAAATAGCCATTATCGCGCGGTTGAATTTAGGCAAAATACTTTTGGATCAAAACAAATTAGATGAAGCCAAAATTATTTTTACCAGCGCATTAGATGATACCGTCAAATTAGGTTATTTAAATGAACAAAATCAGATTTATAATTACCTGAAAGACATTTCTATTGCCCAAAATGATTATAAAACCGCATATCATTTTACCAATAAATCCTCTGAAATAAAAGATTCAATTGCTCATCTTCAAAAGGATAAAGAAATTAATGAGTTGGAAATCAAATACAAAACATGGCAAAATGAAAAAGAAATAAAAGTATTGCAGGTCGAAAATAAAGCCAAAATATTGGAACTGAAAAATAATGAAGAAACGTTGGCTTACCTAAACCTTCAAAAAGAAATTAATCAAAAGAAGAACGAAAATAAAATTTTAAGTCTGCATAATATTTCGCAAAAGAAAGCCAGTGAAATTACTTCACTCAAAAAAGATCAACTGCTGAAAACAGCTGAAATTAATTCGGAAAAACAAACTAAAAAAATAACTTTTATTTCTTTTACGGCTCTTTTAATTCCGATTATTGGGTTGCTTTTTTTATACTATCAAAGACTAAAAACCCAACGATTGCTTAACCAAAATGAGAAAGAAATTAGCGAACAAAAAATAATTTCGCTCGTAAAAGACCAAGAATTAAAGTTAATAAAAGCAGCCGTAAAAGGGCAGGACAAAGCACGAACTAAAATTGCCAAGGAACTGCACGATAGCATCGGCGGTAATCTCGCCGCTATAAAATTACAGCTCAACTCCATTTCTACCAAACCCGATACCGTTGAAAACATACAAAAACAATTGGACGAAACCTATCAGCAAGTTCGGGATTTGTCTCATAATTTGATTCCGGAAAAATTCAGTCAAAATAATTTTTCTAATCTATTGGAAGAATATCTAAAAAATCTGGCGGGAATCAACAACTTAAAAACTTCCTTCTCCGCTTATCCAAAAACGAAGATTGATTTGATAGCCGATAATCTGCAAATGGAAATTTACAAAATCATTCAAGAATTGGTAACCAATACGCTCAAACATGCCAAGGCAACCACTATTGATTTGCAACTGAACTATATAGAAGACAACCTCAATATTTTATTTGAAGATAACGGAATTGGATTTGATTCGCAAAAAAAAGAGGGCGGAATTGGTTTCAAAAACATCCATAGCCGATTGAGTACTATTTCTAGTTCGATGGAAATTGACTCGATGCTAAAACGGGGAACTATTATAAACATTGATATTCCGTTAAATAACTCCCATTTTAAGACCAACACATAA
- a CDS encoding response regulator transcription factor encodes MEKIKIIIADDHTMFLQGIVSLLENEENITILGKAENGKAVFKIIENSIPDIILLDISMPEMDGIEVTKIIKQKFPSIKILIVSTHSNIQMIAKLIRMGVDGYLLKNAEKQELLHAIETIQNGATYFCKEVTEKNDDNNSKIKSETLQITELSNREKEILILIAQEFTGNEIAEKTFISLNTVNTHRRNLISKLNVKNTAGLVKYAIEYGLLD; translated from the coding sequence ATGGAAAAAATTAAAATCATTATTGCCGATGATCATACCATGTTTCTTCAAGGTATCGTTTCATTATTAGAAAATGAAGAAAACATTACCATTTTGGGGAAAGCGGAAAACGGGAAAGCGGTTTTCAAAATAATAGAAAATTCCATTCCTGATATTATATTGCTGGACATAAGCATGCCCGAAATGGACGGAATTGAAGTGACCAAAATTATAAAACAAAAATTCCCTTCCATCAAAATATTGATTGTAAGCACACACAGCAACATACAAATGATTGCCAAACTCATACGTATGGGAGTGGATGGTTATTTGCTAAAAAATGCTGAAAAACAAGAACTCCTCCACGCTATTGAAACTATTCAAAACGGAGCCACTTATTTTTGTAAGGAAGTCACAGAAAAAAATGACGATAACAATTCTAAAATAAAAAGTGAAACCCTCCAAATAACTGAATTGAGCAATAGAGAAAAAGAAATCCTTATTCTTATTGCCCAAGAGTTTACGGGTAATGAAATTGCAGAAAAAACTTTTATTAGCCTTAATACAGTCAATACCCACCGTCGGAATTTAATTTCGAAACTCAATGTAAAAAACACGGCAGGATTAGTAAAATATGCTATAGAATACGGGTTGCTGGATTGA
- a CDS encoding MmcQ/YjbR family DNA-binding protein, protein MNIEQFRDYCLSFEQTSEKMPFAGFFRNSKSILVFYVKNKIFCLLDIDSFDSITIKSDSSKIGELKQNYSAISKPFNLSHKHWVSVKFNEDISDDEIKLMVKNSYDLVAKSMGKRDR, encoded by the coding sequence ATGAATATTGAACAATTTCGTGACTATTGTCTTTCGTTTGAACAGACATCCGAAAAAATGCCCTTTGCAGGATTTTTTAGAAATTCAAAATCCATTCTTGTATTCTATGTAAAAAACAAAATTTTCTGTCTTTTAGATATTGATTCATTTGATAGTATCACTATAAAAAGCGATAGTTCGAAAATTGGAGAATTAAAGCAAAACTATAGTGCCATTAGCAAGCCATTCAATCTCAGCCATAAGCATTGGGTCAGTGTTAAGTTTAATGAGGATATCTCAGATGATGAAATAAAGTTAATGGTTAAAAATTCTTATGATTTGGTTGCAAAATCAATGGGTAAGAGAGATCGGTAA
- a CDS encoding PorP/SprF family type IX secretion system membrane protein, giving the protein MNPNYFKLTILIAFGIVSNSIQGQQTPIFANYNYNTVVINPAHAGYYEDIDITLISTGNFYSVEGGARDTQLTVNAPLRSKHVGLAAGVSRDQIGVSSVTNFFGAYSYKIFFDSEYAQGKWWAYDPNIISFGITAGASIYDENLLELGIENDPNFQENIHTLIPNMGVGFLYNKDHIYLGLSAPNLFGSSLSNETNLNIKNNYYGYLGYRFFTNQFEEVLINPSTLIKCVSGAPLQVDFNLMVNYKNIVEVGAGYRSSSALNFLAGFYLFDHWRIMYSYNYSLESATINNTHSLVLNYRLGKGFER; this is encoded by the coding sequence ATGAATCCAAATTATTTTAAGCTAACTATTCTGATTGCATTTGGAATAGTTTCCAATAGCATTCAAGGACAGCAAACGCCAATTTTTGCAAATTATAATTACAATACAGTCGTCATTAATCCTGCCCATGCGGGCTATTATGAAGATATTGACATTACATTAATAAGTACTGGTAATTTTTATTCCGTTGAGGGTGGCGCAAGAGATACGCAATTAACAGTGAACGCTCCCTTAAGATCCAAACATGTGGGGCTAGCTGCTGGAGTGTCTAGAGATCAAATAGGAGTTTCGAGTGTCACCAATTTTTTTGGCGCTTACTCCTATAAGATTTTTTTTGATTCCGAATATGCTCAAGGCAAATGGTGGGCTTATGATCCTAATATTATTTCTTTTGGAATTACCGCAGGAGCCTCCATATATGATGAAAATTTACTGGAATTAGGAATTGAAAATGACCCTAATTTTCAAGAAAACATTCATACGTTAATACCCAATATGGGCGTTGGTTTTTTGTATAATAAAGACCATATTTATTTAGGTCTCTCTGCTCCCAATCTATTTGGTTCTTCTTTATCTAATGAGACGAATCTAAATATAAAAAACAATTATTATGGGTATCTGGGCTATCGTTTTTTTACCAATCAATTTGAAGAAGTACTGATTAACCCAAGCACTTTGATAAAATGCGTCTCTGGAGCTCCGCTTCAAGTCGATTTTAATTTAATGGTTAATTATAAAAACATAGTCGAAGTCGGAGCAGGTTACAGAAGCAGTTCAGCCTTGAATTTCCTTGCTGGTTTTTATTTATTCGATCACTGGAGAATTATGTATTCGTACAACTATTCATTAGAAAGTGCTACTATTAATAACACACATAGTCTTGTTTTAAACTATCGTCTTGGAAAAGGATTTGAAAGGTAG
- a CDS encoding AraC family transcriptional regulator, with amino-acid sequence MSKSIHLFKFFKAKYGKELLIDIVAIDEMRRYIHKRPVHQLSYYDLTLITDGEERISLNGKTLLVKKGDLICSIPGDVWKWQENSSLKGFAIVFDEEFLLSFFNDHLFLEKFTYLSRHRSSPFLRLNDNLFQEIIMLLLKIREEIGTYIEKNDHVLRALIYLVLGLLERAQTIILEDEILTATSINRHAERFVELVESNYRTIQNVNYYAERLFITPNYLNKVVRQSLGSSAKAYIMKIVLQEAKNLISYTTMSVEEISRELKFNTSSYFIRMFQKETGTTPRKYRELGK; translated from the coding sequence ATGAGTAAGTCAATACATCTTTTCAAATTTTTTAAGGCTAAGTATGGAAAAGAATTGTTAATAGATATTGTCGCTATTGATGAAATGAGACGCTATATACATAAGCGGCCTGTTCATCAGCTTTCCTATTACGACCTCACACTAATAACAGATGGGGAAGAGCGAATATCATTAAATGGTAAAACATTACTTGTCAAGAAAGGTGATTTGATATGTTCAATTCCTGGAGATGTTTGGAAATGGCAAGAAAATAGTTCTTTGAAAGGATTTGCGATTGTATTTGATGAAGAATTTTTACTTTCCTTTTTCAATGACCATCTTTTTCTGGAAAAATTCACCTACTTAAGCCGGCATCGAAGTTCCCCATTCCTAAGACTCAATGATAATCTCTTTCAGGAAATTATAATGCTGCTCTTAAAGATAAGGGAAGAAATTGGAACTTACATTGAAAAGAATGACCATGTATTACGAGCGTTGATATATTTAGTGCTTGGTCTGCTGGAAAGGGCGCAAACAATTATTCTAGAAGATGAAATCCTAACAGCCACCTCAATAAACCGACATGCAGAAAGATTCGTAGAATTGGTAGAATCAAATTATAGAACCATACAGAACGTAAATTATTATGCTGAACGCCTATTTATCACCCCTAACTATTTAAATAAAGTGGTTAGGCAATCACTAGGAAGCAGTGCAAAGGCTTACATAATGAAAATAGTATTGCAGGAAGCTAAAAATTTAATCTCATATACTACAATGTCTGTGGAAGAAATCAGCCGCGAACTGAAATTCAATACTTCCTCTTATTTTATACGGATGTTCCAAAAAGAGACAGGCACTACCCCTAGAAAATACAGGGAGTTGGGCAAATAG
- a CDS encoding NAD(P)H-binding protein → MKSKKVIVAGATGMLGSQIVKELLIQGAEVTAMVRASSDRSALIKMGVKNFVIGDMMDAPSLRQALSPKHGFDAIVASAAGYTRRKKGDSSKTDTIGYRNLVDATKEAGIPRFVLISILESDKAKSVPHFYNKYQIEKYLAEKKQPFIALRPGAFLDQTPDFIIDKITKGILPTFLTGTYGIIYTPQLAKYTAMAAVTLPDKELNTSIDVGWDRPVNEKILLAAFTSILKKDIQAKAVIPPFALKFILPVIAKFSENIHDMRQMIKWIDTGVYISTNPQRQKELFGELPTVEESIGQYCRDRKLI, encoded by the coding sequence ATGAAGAGTAAAAAAGTCATTGTTGCAGGAGCAACAGGAATGCTGGGAAGTCAGATCGTAAAAGAATTGCTTATCCAAGGTGCAGAAGTAACTGCGATGGTCAGAGCAAGCAGCGATAGAAGTGCACTTATCAAAATGGGTGTCAAAAATTTTGTAATCGGAGATATGATGGATGCACCTTCTCTAAGGCAGGCTCTTTCCCCTAAGCATGGTTTTGATGCCATAGTGGCCAGTGCGGCAGGATATACACGCAGAAAAAAAGGAGACAGTTCTAAAACAGATACAATCGGTTACCGAAATCTGGTGGATGCTACCAAAGAAGCAGGAATTCCACGTTTTGTATTGATTTCCATTCTTGAATCTGATAAGGCCAAATCAGTACCTCATTTTTACAATAAATATCAGATAGAGAAATACTTGGCAGAAAAAAAGCAGCCTTTTATTGCCTTAAGACCGGGGGCTTTCCTGGATCAGACACCCGATTTTATAATCGATAAGATTACCAAAGGAATACTGCCGACCTTCCTGACAGGGACTTACGGGATTATCTATACCCCGCAGCTAGCCAAATATACTGCCATGGCAGCCGTTACTTTACCTGATAAAGAGCTGAATACATCCATTGATGTAGGCTGGGATAGGCCGGTAAACGAGAAGATATTATTGGCAGCATTTACAAGTATCCTTAAAAAGGACATCCAGGCCAAGGCCGTTATTCCGCCATTTGCACTGAAATTTATCCTGCCGGTCATCGCAAAATTTAGCGAAAACATTCATGATATGCGTCAAATGATTAAGTGGATCGATACTGGTGTGTATATCAGTACAAATCCACAAAGGCAAAAAGAACTTTTTGGAGAATTGCCAACTGTTGAAGAAAGTATCGGACAGTATTGCCGTGATCGAAAACTGATCTAA
- a CDS encoding alkene reductase yields the protein MKLLEKVTLGKHTLNNAMAMAPMTRSRANMAGVVSELTVAYYTQRSSAGLILTEAINISEQAVGSPLTPGLYSQEQIDAWKKVTNSVHENGGVIYAQLWHTGRVGHSVDRNGKLPVAPSAIGIKGQQHFTSQGMKEYETPQELTILEIKQIVKDYGQAAKKAIEAGFDGVELHAAFGYLPNQFLSESANLRTDEYGGSVENRNRFVLEVMHELVTAIGNDKVGVKLSPTVYYNNIENSDPESQFKPLIEALNALPLSYVHLMNGMLPLDNHPNYPKNAVETFGSISKHLVIANAGFNKETGEAELEKGIAKIIAYGSLFLANPDLPRRFELDSEFNPLDYATMYGGGEQGYTDYPLLKD from the coding sequence ATGAAATTATTAGAAAAAGTAACATTAGGAAAGCACACATTAAACAATGCAATGGCGATGGCGCCTATGACCCGTAGCCGTGCTAACATGGCTGGTGTAGTATCAGAACTGACTGTAGCCTACTACACGCAACGATCAAGTGCAGGGCTTATTCTTACAGAAGCTATAAATATTTCAGAGCAGGCAGTTGGCAGTCCATTGACACCTGGTTTGTATAGCCAGGAGCAGATTGATGCATGGAAGAAAGTGACAAATTCAGTTCATGAAAATGGAGGAGTGATCTACGCGCAGCTTTGGCATACCGGTCGTGTAGGACACTCAGTGGATAGAAACGGGAAACTTCCTGTTGCGCCGTCGGCCATAGGAATAAAAGGACAGCAGCATTTCACATCTCAGGGAATGAAAGAGTATGAAACTCCTCAGGAGTTGACTATATTAGAGATCAAGCAGATCGTGAAAGATTACGGTCAGGCCGCCAAAAAAGCAATCGAAGCCGGTTTTGATGGTGTCGAACTTCATGCCGCATTTGGTTATCTGCCTAACCAGTTTTTATCTGAAAGTGCAAACCTTAGAACTGATGAATATGGCGGAAGCGTAGAGAACAGGAATCGCTTCGTGCTTGAAGTAATGCATGAATTAGTTACTGCTATCGGAAACGACAAAGTTGGCGTAAAGCTATCGCCAACGGTCTATTATAATAATATTGAGAACAGTGATCCTGAGTCACAATTCAAACCATTAATAGAAGCTTTGAATGCATTACCGCTTTCATATGTTCATCTTATGAATGGGATGCTGCCTCTGGATAATCATCCAAATTATCCTAAAAACGCAGTGGAAACTTTTGGCAGTATAAGCAAACATCTGGTAATTGCAAATGCAGGGTTCAATAAGGAAACCGGGGAAGCAGAACTTGAAAAAGGGATTGCTAAAATAATTGCTTACGGCTCTTTGTTTCTGGCTAATCCTGATCTTCCAAGAAGATTTGAATTGGATTCAGAATTTAATCCCCTTGACTATGCAACAATGTACGGTGGAGGTGAACAGGGATATACAGATTATCCGTTGCTGAAAGATTGA
- a CDS encoding transposase, translating into MTPIDLLKLMLPDFLVDHFEVVSTTNTEEILHLYFEEKIKPPQEFNTFELVSKGFLDEITIQDFPLRGKFVYLHIKRRRWTNKTTGEIIKRDWNLVAKGTRMTQEFAAFLKEINR; encoded by the coding sequence ATGACTCCTATTGACCTTTTAAAATTGATGCTGCCTGATTTTTTAGTAGACCACTTTGAAGTGGTTTCTACTACTAATACAGAAGAAATATTACACTTGTATTTTGAGGAAAAAATTAAGCCTCCACAAGAGTTTAATACATTTGAACTGGTATCAAAGGGCTTTTTGGATGAGATCACTATTCAGGATTTTCCTCTAAGAGGTAAGTTTGTGTATTTGCATATCAAAAGACGTCGCTGGACTAATAAAACCACAGGAGAAATTATTAAAAGAGATTGGAATTTAGTTGCCAAAGGAACCCGCATGACTCAAGAGTTTGCGGCTTTTTTAAAAGAAATTAATAGATAA
- a CDS encoding MmcQ/YjbR family DNA-binding protein: MNVEDFREYCLSLKGAHDKLTFKNSNSEYDKDLLVFSVAEKWFAFANIEVFDFCNLKCDPQESQELQAKYEEITPGYHMNKKHWISLGFNGKVPDKLIKDLVRKSYDLVVATLTMKEKQDLEDTTPSSKKNV; encoded by the coding sequence ATGAATGTTGAAGACTTTAGGGAATATTGCCTATCTCTGAAAGGCGCCCATGACAAACTTACTTTTAAAAACTCAAATTCAGAATATGACAAGGATTTACTTGTCTTTTCAGTAGCTGAAAAATGGTTTGCGTTTGCTAATATAGAAGTTTTTGACTTTTGCAATTTAAAGTGTGATCCTCAGGAATCTCAGGAGCTGCAGGCAAAATATGAGGAGATTACTCCTGGCTACCATATGAATAAAAAGCACTGGATAAGTTTGGGGTTTAATGGCAAAGTTCCCGATAAGCTCATTAAAGATCTGGTTAGAAAATCTTATGACCTAGTGGTGGCTACACTAACTATGAAGGAAAAGCAGGATTTGGAAGATACCACTCCCAGCAGTAAGAAAAATGTTTAA
- a CDS encoding AraC family transcriptional regulator, whose translation MIFEFTTAPGFDFITFFARHINAPVRDNFMEIPNSLGEGYVRKVGFGSDFKLTIHRYTLKEDLIIKRNPSPETSSVRTFFFYNTKQDLELKYENEENIPFSQKNDASILLSTNDLRTEIRFLANISIQYVVVAVAVDRLRSILSIENPNSTIKTITGENASFLFFESLDTEMQLLLKNIVSVDMNNSMNNFYVQIKVQELMYLLFSKLSLRENTTFKNINSNDAEKLLVIRNEILSDLSTPPVLGELAVIASMSETKLKQLFKQTFGDTIYNYYQKARMEEAAFLLKQAKHSVSEVGYELGFSNLSHFSRLFQKQYGITPKKYSYTA comes from the coding sequence ATGATCTTCGAATTTACGACAGCCCCTGGATTTGACTTTATTACATTTTTTGCAAGACATATCAATGCTCCTGTAAGAGATAATTTCATGGAAATCCCAAATTCATTGGGAGAAGGCTATGTTCGTAAAGTTGGCTTTGGAAGTGATTTTAAATTAACGATACATCGCTATACATTGAAAGAAGATTTAATTATCAAACGCAATCCTTCCCCAGAGACCAGCAGTGTACGCACTTTTTTCTTTTATAATACCAAACAGGATCTTGAATTAAAATATGAGAATGAAGAGAATATACCATTTTCTCAAAAAAATGATGCTTCCATACTCTTATCTACAAATGACTTAAGGACAGAAATCCGTTTTCTTGCCAACATTAGTATCCAATATGTTGTAGTTGCAGTTGCTGTCGATAGACTGCGCTCGATTCTTTCCATTGAAAACCCTAATAGTACAATTAAAACCATCACAGGGGAAAACGCTTCATTTCTCTTTTTCGAAAGTTTAGATACAGAAATGCAATTGCTTCTTAAAAATATTGTATCGGTGGATATGAACAACTCCATGAATAATTTCTATGTACAAATTAAGGTTCAGGAATTGATGTACCTGCTTTTTAGCAAGCTGTCACTGAGAGAGAATACAACTTTTAAAAATATAAATAGTAATGATGCAGAAAAACTTTTAGTTATTCGGAACGAAATTCTGAGTGACCTGAGCACACCGCCTGTTTTGGGTGAATTAGCTGTTATTGCTTCGATGAGCGAAACCAAACTCAAACAGCTCTTCAAGCAGACATTTGGAGATACCATTTATAACTATTATCAGAAAGCAAGAATGGAAGAAGCCGCCTTTTTATTGAAGCAGGCCAAACACTCCGTTTCTGAGGTAGGCTATGAATTGGGATTTTCAAATCTTAGCCACTTCAGCAGGCTATTTCAGAAGCAGTATGGTATTACACCCAAGAAGTATTCTTATACTGCATAA
- a CDS encoding nuclear transport factor 2 family protein, which yields MKITGNLDADKQQEIANLLLSLVEGALARWYKGDPYGYLELYDQDNYSYFDPSKTARLDGFNNIKAFYDTIKGVIYSTDYSIVDPSVQIFDNTAVFCCNIIAHVGSDINKWNSTEVFRLTSENNWKILHSHWAFMRPMDIVFDPEKEIV from the coding sequence ATGAAAATTACAGGTAATTTAGATGCAGATAAACAGCAAGAGATTGCGAACCTGCTATTGAGCCTTGTTGAAGGAGCTTTAGCAAGATGGTATAAAGGAGACCCTTATGGATATTTAGAATTATATGATCAGGATAATTATTCGTACTTTGATCCGTCAAAAACTGCAAGATTGGATGGTTTTAATAATATTAAGGCATTTTATGACACAATAAAAGGAGTCATATATTCAACGGACTACTCAATTGTTGATCCAAGTGTTCAGATCTTTGATAACACAGCAGTATTCTGCTGCAACATTATTGCCCACGTAGGATCAGATATAAACAAATGGAATTCGACTGAGGTTTTTCGACTAACTTCGGAAAACAATTGGAAAATACTACACTCTCACTGGGCGTTTATGCGTCCGATGGATATTGTATTTGATCCTGAGAAAGAAATTGTATAG